The sequence AATGTAAAGGGCAGCCTTTCATGAATAGGGTAGTCCTGATACCAGGACCATCTTGAATCGAGAACTTCTGGATATTGAATATTAATCCCCTTTGTTCATCTTCACTGTCTGACATCATTTGTACCTCTTATGGTCCTGCGTTTTTACGCAGGTGGACAAAACGGGTGACTCCACTCGGGTCTTCATCAGGAGCCCCTGTGAAGATAGCGTGGGGCGTATACCCCACGCTATCTCGTGAGCAACCGAACTTTAGGGCGCGAACTAGGTGAGGGCCTGTTCTGTTCTTTCAATGATGCTGTCTTGGGTCCACACGGGCAGGTCGACAAAGTGGGCGCTGTATCCGGCAACCCTGATAATAAGTTCGGAATGTTCTTCTGGCTTGACTTTCGCCTCCCGAAGCTCTTTACTACTCACCACGTTGAACTGGATGTGCGGGCACGTTCCCTTCGCATGCCATACCTTGAGATAATCGGCAAAGAGCTTCTTATTCTCTCCTTCCAGGTAGGTGCGCATGAAGCGCTGGTTAAACAGCTCCGAGTGCATGAAGGGCACCTTGCCCACCGAGTTCAGTACGGCGGTCGGACCCTCGCTGTCGGTTCCCGCCATCGGCGACCGAGAGCCATCGGCCAACGAGGTGCATGCCAGTCTTCCATCCGGGCTGGCAGGGGCCACCAGACCCATCATGGTGTGCCCGGCGGCAGTGCTGCCATCCATCGTCAATGAACAGCCCCAAGCATCCTTGAACTTGCTGACAGTCTCCCATTGCCCGACAAGGAACCGCCTTGCCCAGCCATCGGCGAAGTCGTCGTCGTTGCCGTACTTGGGTGCATTGAGGAAGTCCTGTCGCATTACCTCGTACCCGGACCAGTTGGCGTCCAGCGCCCGTATCAATTCCTCCATGGTATATCTCTTCTCGTCGAACACCAGGCGCTGAATCGCGGCAAGCGAGTTCGCCACGTTGATCCCACCGAAAGGAGTGACCTCCGGCCAAGTGTCGTGCTCCTTGTGAAAGTGTACGACATCGATCCCTCGCTCGAGCGTCTCATCCAAGAGCAAGGAGTAGCACGGGTCGGGCTTGCGCTCCATCAACACCTGCTGAGCGATTTTCCACGAAACCGTGAAGATCCTCACGTTGTACTTCAAACGCTCGAAGTAGGCCTCCATGATCTCGCCCGCCGACTGCATCTCCGTCGCCTTCTTGCCGGCAGCGAGGACCACGCTGCCGCACCGGGCCTCCTGGTCGTTGAGGCGTAGGACCTGGTCGAGGACCGCGGGGCAGTTCATCTCTAGGCCGGGCGCCAGGCCGGAGAGCAGCATGCCCGTGCCCTTAACGCTGAAGGAGGCGCATGCGATCGGCATGACCTGCTTGGCATCCTCGACGCTGTATCTTCTCATAATTGCCCACCTCGTCAGCAGATCCATGTTGAAGTAGGAGGGGTGTCCGAGGCCTGTTCGGCCGAGATCAATCGCCGCCGAGATGAACTCCGGCGAGATCCCGGCGTGATATTGGACTGCCACCGGTGGCTGGGTCAGGTGCAGGTTGCCGAGCGCCTCCAGGACGATGAAGCTGAGTTCGTTGGTGGCGTCTTCTCCATCGTCTGTTGTGCCGCAGATATTGGCTGTGTACATAGTGCCGGTACCAGCTACGCCGGCGAACTTTGCCGGCCACTCAAGCGGTGCGCCAATCTCCTGGATTTTTAAGAAGAGGCACTCGACAAGCTCGACCGCATCCTCCCGCGTGATCCGCCCGGATTCGATGTCCGCCTGGTAGTACGGCCACCAGACCTGATCAAACCTCACACCGCTGCCGTAGCCCCAATGAGCGAAGTAGTGGGCGACGACCTCGACGGTCCAGTAGAACTGCAGGCACTCGTGGAACGTTCGGGGTGGATGTGCGGGGACGTGCTCAAGGATGTCCGCCATCTCTTCAAGTTCCCTTCTCCGCTTCTCGTCGGGCTCTTGCGCTGCCTGCTGCCGGGCCGTCTCGGACAGCCTCTGGCCGTAGCGAATGATCGCCTTGCCGCAGCGCACAATCGCCTGCCATTCATAGCGCTTCGCCAGGTATTCAGCCGGGTCCAGTTCCTCGACCCTGGCGTCCAGCTCGGCGAGTTTAGCCTCAGCCTTCGCTATCCTGGCAGCCAGTCCCTCGCGGAAGAGAACCTCAAAGTCCCAGG is a genomic window of Dehalococcoidia bacterium containing:
- a CDS encoding pyruvate formate lyase family protein produces the protein MVIMTESLKHKMEDFEERCKKRVPFEWGYGSTPRTNKLRNALYWKGAVTESILVKPAEGLGKTGFRKGIRMDMDRARIVTTAFRETDGQPAPLQYARMVEKLCEEMPVFIKDGELIVGDPNGEAHKIRWYPETNVDWMPEAVTTGGFSQIVTDEERREILDEICPFWERRSTMALIKSSLPEEMAPMITTYGAVIFNVWEQGLVIPSWDFEVLFREGLAARIAKAEAKLAELDARVEELDPAEYLAKRYEWQAIVRCGKAIIRYGQRLSETARQQAAQEPDEKRRRELEEMADILEHVPAHPPRTFHECLQFYWTVEVVAHYFAHWGYGSGVRFDQVWWPYYQADIESGRITREDAVELVECLFLKIQEIGAPLEWPAKFAGVAGTGTMYTANICGTTDDGEDATNELSFIVLEALGNLHLTQPPVAVQYHAGISPEFISAAIDLGRTGLGHPSYFNMDLLTRWAIMRRYSVEDAKQVMPIACASFSVKGTGMLLSGLAPGLEMNCPAVLDQVLRLNDQEARCGSVVLAAGKKATEMQSAGEIMEAYFERLKYNVRIFTVSWKIAQQVLMERKPDPCYSLLLDETLERGIDVVHFHKEHDTWPEVTPFGGINVANSLAAIQRLVFDEKRYTMEELIRALDANWSGYEVMRQDFLNAPKYGNDDDFADGWARRFLVGQWETVSKFKDAWGCSLTMDGSTAAGHTMMGLVAPASPDGRLACTSLADGSRSPMAGTDSEGPTAVLNSVGKVPFMHSELFNQRFMRTYLEGENKKLFADYLKVWHAKGTCPHIQFNVVSSKELREAKVKPEEHSELIIRVAGYSAHFVDLPVWTQDSIIERTEQALT